In the Octadecabacter sp. SW4 genome, one interval contains:
- a CDS encoding cyclopropane-fatty-acyl-phospholipid synthase family protein → MILTTTQGQDNLPRYFASVFDVVRRIPRGRVDMILPDGRHFRAEGRDAGHVAELHVHNADLFARLIREGDLGFCEAYMDGWWSTPDLQAFMDLVHDDAEEMYDGFPGQRFVRAYEQLRFWLQSNSKRQARKNISYHYDLGNEFYGLWLDDTMTYSSAKFESGQEPLETAQEQKYASMIDQMGAQAGDHVLEIGCGWGGFAQYAARERGIKVTGLTISQEQFNYATDRIEKAGLSDMVTFKLQDYRDETGTYDGVASIEMFEAVGEKYWPVYFDTLRDRLKPGRNATLQIITVHDARWEVYKRGVDFIQKYIFPGGMLPSPTVLRQQVEKAGLRVAHSIEFGESYSQTLRRWHDDFNAKWDQVAALGFDDRFRRMWNFYLTSCAGTFHSGNCDVTQITVTRPA, encoded by the coding sequence ATGATCCTGACAACGACACAAGGGCAGGACAACCTGCCGCGCTATTTTGCATCCGTGTTTGACGTGGTCCGCCGGATTCCACGTGGGCGCGTCGATATGATCCTGCCCGACGGGCGGCATTTTCGCGCCGAAGGGCGCGATGCGGGCCATGTCGCCGAATTGCATGTCCATAACGCCGATCTGTTCGCCCGCCTGATCCGCGAGGGCGATCTGGGCTTTTGCGAGGCCTATATGGACGGTTGGTGGTCAACGCCCGATTTGCAGGCCTTCATGGACCTTGTGCATGATGACGCCGAAGAAATGTATGACGGCTTTCCAGGCCAGCGGTTCGTGCGCGCCTATGAACAGCTGCGCTTCTGGCTGCAGTCCAATTCCAAGCGTCAGGCCCGTAAAAACATCAGCTATCACTATGATCTGGGCAATGAATTCTACGGGCTGTGGCTTGATGACACCATGACCTATTCGTCGGCCAAGTTCGAGAGCGGACAAGAGCCGCTGGAAACGGCGCAGGAACAGAAATACGCCTCAATGATTGATCAGATGGGCGCGCAGGCGGGTGATCATGTGCTGGAAATCGGCTGCGGCTGGGGCGGGTTCGCGCAATACGCCGCACGCGAGCGCGGGATCAAGGTCACGGGGCTGACCATCAGCCAAGAGCAGTTTAACTATGCAACGGATCGCATTGAAAAAGCTGGGCTTTCCGATATGGTGACCTTCAAGTTGCAGGACTACCGCGACGAAACCGGCACCTATGATGGCGTTGCCTCGATCGAGATGTTCGAGGCCGTGGGCGAAAAATACTGGCCGGTCTACTTTGACACCCTGCGCGACCGCCTGAAACCGGGGCGCAACGCCACACTGCAAATCATCACGGTGCATGATGCCCGCTGGGAGGTCTACAAACGCGGCGTGGACTTCATCCAGAAATACATTTTTCCGGGCGGGATGCTGCCCAGCCCCACGGTGCTGCGCCAACAGGTTGAAAAGGCGGGGCTGCGCGTGGCCCACTCGATTGAATTTGGCGAAAGCTACAGCCAGACCCTGCGCCGCTGGCACGATGATTTCAACGCCAAATGGGATCAGGTGGCCGCGCTTGGATTCGATGATCGGTTCCGCCGGATGTGGAACTTTTACCTCACCTCTTGCGCGGGGACGTTTCATAGCGGAAACTGTGACGTAACACAGATCACGGTGACACGGCCCGCTTGA
- a CDS encoding TrgA family protein has translation MPTFGRLTAAILFAPLCWYVSLLAIPLFPEGRVPPMWAEINAVIGLLMGWIIAGKRAGDGTSAAIGYGLTTFAAIIFWSLFAHSFIEMIDRSLNKRYDGPSEAVISIMELAAELGGWLATPLVLGTFVVGSLIAALITEYIGSRYS, from the coding sequence ATGCCTACCTTTGGACGATTGACGGCGGCCATCCTGTTTGCGCCGCTTTGCTGGTATGTGTCGCTTCTGGCGATACCGCTGTTTCCCGAAGGGCGCGTTCCGCCCATGTGGGCGGAAATCAACGCCGTGATTGGCCTGCTGATGGGGTGGATCATCGCCGGAAAACGCGCGGGTGACGGGACAAGCGCGGCCATCGGCTATGGCCTGACCACCTTTGCGGCAATCATTTTCTGGTCGCTGTTCGCCCATTCCTTCATCGAAATGATCGACCGGTCCCTGAACAAGCGCTACGATGGCCCCTCAGAGGCGGTGATCAGCATCATGGAACTGGCCGCCGAACTGGGAGGCTGGCTGGCGACGCCGCTGGTCCTTGGCACCTTCGTCGTCGGGTCGTTGATTGCCGCCCTGATCACCGAATATATCGGCAGCAGGTATTCCTGA
- a CDS encoding NUDIX domain-containing protein: MNPQKGLVIFGTLRDPALMTLVLGRDLDPYESEWAVLTGHSVRWAKGQNFPLLVTDKAGAAQGLRFTRLSAQDYARLDYYEGLFGYRRRDVGVMDASGTWHTAEVYWPIAAQWEPGVLWDYDTWHSEFGAQNLIAAADKMAGFDAAPETVRHIAQRRVYENFFAVDEYDLQFRKFAGGFSPTVERAVFVGGQSAIVLPYDPVRDRVLVVEQFRAGAYGAGDDAPWTIEPIAGRIDRGESPQTAARREAREEAGLTLRDLLPVAASYPSPGTTTEFFHVFVGLCDLPDGIAGLGGAVAEDEDIRSHLLPWAEFDARLMAGGFRLLPLIAAGHWLARNREGVRASA, translated from the coding sequence ATGAACCCGCAAAAGGGGCTGGTGATCTTCGGCACGCTGCGCGACCCGGCGTTGATGACGCTGGTGTTGGGGCGCGATCTGGACCCTTACGAATCCGAATGGGCGGTGCTGACGGGCCATAGCGTGCGGTGGGCCAAGGGGCAGAATTTCCCGCTGCTGGTGACCGATAAAGCCGGGGCGGCCCAGGGTTTGCGCTTTACAAGGCTCAGCGCGCAGGACTACGCCCGCCTTGATTATTACGAGGGGTTGTTCGGGTATCGACGCCGCGACGTCGGCGTGATGGACGCCAGCGGCACATGGCACACGGCCGAAGTCTATTGGCCCATCGCCGCGCAGTGGGAACCTGGCGTGCTCTGGGACTATGACACATGGCACAGCGAATTTGGCGCGCAGAACCTGATCGCCGCCGCCGACAAGATGGCAGGGTTTGACGCCGCCCCCGAAACGGTGCGCCACATCGCCCAACGCCGCGTCTATGAAAACTTCTTTGCCGTTGACGAATACGATCTGCAATTTCGTAAATTCGCCGGCGGCTTTAGCCCAACCGTGGAGCGCGCCGTGTTCGTCGGTGGGCAAAGCGCGATTGTGCTGCCCTATGACCCCGTGCGCGACCGCGTGCTGGTGGTCGAACAGTTCCGCGCGGGCGCTTACGGGGCGGGGGATGATGCCCCTTGGACGATTGAACCCATCGCAGGCCGGATTGATCGTGGTGAAAGCCCTCAAACCGCCGCCCGCCGCGAGGCCCGCGAAGAAGCGGGTCTGACCCTGCGCGATTTGCTGCCCGTGGCTGCATCCTACCCCAGCCCCGGCACCACAACCGAATTTTTCCATGTGTTCGTCGGCCTTTGCGATCTGCCGGATGGAATCGCCGGTTTGGGCGGCGCAGTGGCCGAAGACGAAGATATCCGCAGCCACCTGTTGCCGTGGGCAGAGTTTGACGCGCGTTTGATGGCGGGCGGGTTTCGGCTGTTGCCGCTGATCGCCGCGGGCCATTGGCTTGCACGAAACCGCGAGGGAGTGCGCGCATCCGCTTGA
- a CDS encoding cysteine synthase A: MQIKSDLAETVGNTPLIKLRAASEATGCTILGKAEFMNPGQSVKDRAALFIIRDAIAKGQLKPGGTIVEGTAGNTGIGLALVGASMGFKTVIVIPETQSQEKKDMLRLAGAELVQVPAAPYRNPNNYVRYSGRLAEKLARDSNQGVIWANQFDNVANRQAHLETTGPEIWNQTDGKVDGFVCAVGSGGTLAGVGMALQPKGVKMALADPDGATLHSFYTTGEHKSDGGSITEGIGQGRITANLEGFTPDMSYNIPDSEALPIVFDLLEHEGLCLGGSSGINVAGAIRMAREMGPGHTIVTVLCDYGTRYQSKLWNPEFLRDKGLPVPGWLSAAPQSIPGVFEDV; this comes from the coding sequence ATGCAGATTAAATCCGACCTCGCCGAAACTGTCGGCAATACGCCCCTGATCAAGCTGCGCGCCGCAAGCGAGGCGACAGGCTGCACCATTTTGGGCAAGGCCGAATTCATGAACCCCGGTCAGTCGGTCAAGGACCGCGCGGCGCTGTTCATCATCCGCGACGCGATTGCCAAGGGGCAGTTGAAACCCGGCGGCACGATCGTCGAAGGGACGGCGGGCAATACCGGTATCGGTCTGGCGCTGGTGGGTGCCTCGATGGGCTTCAAGACGGTAATTGTCATCCCTGAGACACAATCGCAGGAAAAGAAGGACATGCTGCGCCTGGCCGGCGCCGAACTGGTGCAGGTGCCTGCCGCACCCTATCGCAATCCCAACAACTATGTCCGCTATTCGGGGCGGCTGGCTGAAAAGCTGGCGCGCGACAGCAATCAGGGTGTGATCTGGGCCAATCAGTTTGACAATGTCGCCAACCGTCAGGCCCATCTCGAAACCACGGGGCCGGAAATCTGGAACCAGACAGACGGCAAGGTTGATGGTTTCGTCTGCGCTGTCGGTTCGGGCGGCACACTGGCCGGTGTCGGTATGGCACTGCAACCCAAGGGCGTGAAAATGGCGCTGGCCGATCCCGATGGCGCAACGCTGCACAGCTTTTATACCACGGGCGAACATAAATCCGACGGCGGCTCGATCACCGAAGGGATCGGGCAGGGGCGCATCACCGCCAACCTTGAAGGGTTCACACCCGATATGTCCTACAACATCCCCGACAGCGAAGCCTTGCCGATCGTGTTCGACCTGTTGGAACACGAAGGGCTGTGTCTGGGCGGATCGTCTGGGATCAACGTCGCCGGGGCGATCCGCATGGCGCGTGAAATGGGGCCGGGCCATACGATTGTGACGGTGCTGTGCGATTACGGCACGCGCTATCAATCCAAATTGTGGAACCCCGAATTTCTGCGCGACAAAGGTCTGCCCGTTCCCGGCTGGCTCAGTGCCGCGCCACAGTCCATCCCCGGCGTGTTCGAGGACGTATGA
- a CDS encoding DUF3772 domain-containing protein yields the protein MTPIARFIRIAALWLLLGLPLQVSAQDTTIETPADTTVTTPNTVAERGKVAGIDYGAWDSVATRAEAAVEAGRASSFALEQLRAELVDWRDTFLTGQSVNSARIETVSAQISALGPTTNDAGDPIEDSPAIAARRAVLNDQLDRLQAPVILAEEAHTQANGLISEIDTLIRDRQAEALYARDDSPLMPQNWSATWGAVKSGGMAIYIEARTTLNSEIRRAAVVQAAPSAGLLALVGLVLLLRGRQWAARLQNLVVARSLRGRGVWDFIISLSQIVLPLTGVVALTAAVDSLEVLGQRGAALLAVLPLAALFVLFARWLSGHFFADADGQVGVAPLDFTAETRSQGRWLSTSLGWLLGARILLESFLTVIDASAAVQSVMLLPLAVLVAVMLFRLGQLLVRYGAPAPVPADDDDASPPRPYTDRLVALVGRALVIIAALAPLLAVLGYTEAANMLLYPAVMSLGVLGIVLLLQSLVFDIYTLLTRAEDGSRDALIPVLIGFVLLLLALPVLSLIWGARVADLTELWTRFRQGFSIGATQISPTSFLTFAIVFAVGYTVTRLLQGTLRTTVLPKTRMDVGGQNAVVSGLGYVGIFLAALVAITTAGIDLSGLAIVAGALSVGIGFGLQNIVSNFVAGIILLIERPISEGDWIEVGGQMGYVRDISVRSTRIETFDRTDVIVPNADLVSGQVINWTRGNSVGRVIVPVGVAYGTDTDLVARLLLDIAKDHPLVLANPAPNVIFQGFGADSLDFEIRAILRDVNWVLKIKSDMNHAIAKKFAEEGIEIPFAQRDVWLRNPETLSGAAKPKPKPKPKPKSPEGTS from the coding sequence ATGACGCCGATCGCCCGCTTTATCCGTATCGCGGCGCTGTGGCTGCTGCTTGGCCTGCCCTTGCAGGTCAGCGCGCAGGACACGACCATCGAAACGCCCGCCGATACGACCGTCACGACACCAAATACCGTGGCAGAGCGCGGCAAGGTCGCGGGCATTGACTATGGCGCGTGGGACAGTGTCGCCACCCGCGCCGAGGCCGCTGTGGAGGCCGGGCGTGCATCAAGCTTCGCGCTTGAACAATTGCGCGCCGAACTGGTCGACTGGCGTGATACCTTTCTTACGGGCCAATCGGTCAACAGCGCGCGGATCGAAACCGTGTCGGCGCAGATCAGCGCCCTTGGCCCGACCACCAACGATGCGGGCGACCCGATTGAGGACTCGCCTGCCATCGCCGCGCGTCGCGCGGTTCTCAATGACCAGTTGGACCGCTTGCAGGCACCTGTGATCCTCGCCGAGGAAGCGCATACCCAAGCCAACGGGCTGATCAGTGAAATTGACACGCTGATCCGCGATCGTCAGGCCGAAGCGCTTTATGCGCGCGATGATTCGCCTTTGATGCCGCAGAACTGGAGCGCGACATGGGGGGCGGTGAAATCAGGCGGAATGGCGATCTATATCGAGGCCCGCACCACCTTGAACAGTGAAATCCGCCGTGCGGCGGTGGTTCAGGCCGCCCCGTCCGCGGGCCTGCTGGCGCTGGTCGGGCTGGTGCTGTTGTTGCGTGGCCGGCAGTGGGCCGCGCGGTTGCAAAACCTTGTGGTGGCGCGGTCATTGCGCGGGCGTGGCGTGTGGGATTTCATCATATCCCTGAGCCAGATCGTCCTGCCGCTGACGGGGGTTGTTGCGCTGACGGCTGCGGTCGATTCGCTTGAGGTTCTGGGCCAACGGGGCGCGGCCCTGCTGGCGGTCTTGCCGCTCGCGGCGCTGTTTGTGCTGTTTGCGCGATGGCTGTCGGGGCATTTCTTTGCCGATGCGGACGGGCAGGTGGGGGTGGCCCCACTTGATTTCACTGCCGAGACCCGCAGTCAGGGGCGCTGGCTCAGCACGTCGTTGGGGTGGTTGCTGGGGGCGCGCATCCTGCTTGAGTCATTCCTGACGGTGATAGATGCCTCGGCGGCTGTGCAATCGGTCATGCTGTTGCCGCTGGCGGTGCTGGTTGCGGTGATGCTGTTCCGGTTGGGGCAATTGCTGGTGCGCTATGGCGCGCCCGCGCCCGTGCCCGCCGATGATGATGACGCTTCGCCGCCACGACCATATACGGATCGCCTTGTCGCGCTGGTTGGCCGGGCGCTGGTCATCATCGCCGCGCTTGCACCCTTGCTGGCCGTGCTGGGCTATACCGAAGCGGCGAATATGCTGCTTTATCCGGCTGTCATGTCGCTGGGTGTGCTGGGCATTGTCTTGCTGCTGCAAAGCCTTGTATTTGACATCTACACCCTGCTGACCCGCGCCGAGGATGGCAGCCGCGATGCGCTGATCCCGGTGCTGATCGGCTTTGTGCTGTTGTTGCTGGCCCTGCCTGTCCTGTCGCTGATCTGGGGCGCGCGGGTGGCGGACCTGACCGAACTCTGGACCCGCTTTCGTCAGGGATTTTCGATCGGGGCCACGCAGATTTCGCCCACCAGCTTCCTGACCTTCGCCATCGTTTTCGCGGTTGGCTATACCGTGACGCGGCTGTTGCAAGGGACGCTGCGCACCACTGTGCTGCCCAAGACGCGCATGGATGTCGGTGGGCAGAACGCGGTCGTGTCGGGCCTTGGTTATGTCGGGATATTCCTGGCGGCCCTTGTGGCGATCACCACCGCCGGGATTGATCTGTCGGGCCTGGCGATTGTCGCCGGTGCCCTGTCGGTCGGCATCGGTTTCGGCCTGCAAAACATCGTGTCCAATTTCGTCGCCGGGATCATCTTGTTGATCGAGCGCCCGATTTCCGAAGGCGACTGGATCGAGGTTGGTGGGCAAATGGGCTATGTGCGCGATATTTCCGTGCGCTCCACCCGGATCGAAACCTTTGATCGCACCGACGTCATCGTGCCCAATGCCGATCTGGTCAGCGGGCAGGTGATCAACTGGACCCGTGGCAATTCTGTGGGTCGCGTGATCGTGCCCGTGGGGGTGGCCTATGGCACCGATACAGATCTGGTTGCCCGATTGCTGTTGGATATTGCCAAGGATCATCCGCTTGTGCTCGCCAATCCCGCGCCCAACGTCATCTTTCAGGGGTTTGGTGCGGACTCGCTTGATTTTGAAATTCGCGCAATCCTGCGGGATGTGAATTGGGTGCTCAAGATCAAATCCGATATGAATCACGCCATCGCCAAAAAGTTCGCCGAAGAAGGGATCGAGATACCCTTTGCCCAGCGTGACGTCTGGCTGCGCAACCCCGAAACGCTGTCGGGCGCCGCAAAGCCCAAACCCAAACCCAAACCCAAACCAAAATCGCCGGAGGGCACGTCATGA
- a CDS encoding lytic murein transglycosylase: MNFNRRVFLAGSGAFGLTACTGAPSAMQRVSTNGLPADLRPVANDGFTRWVAAFRPRARSAGISSATLDAAFANAGYLPGVITRDGTQIQTRRTLEEYLSIATSDERISKGRAAFSRHASTLSAIESRYGVDALIVAAIWGMESQFGEKRGEIPVISSTATLAFDGRRGAFYESQLIAALRILQSGDTTPARLTGSWAGAMGHTQFIPTSYQSFAVDFTGDGRRDIWGDDPADALASTASYLARNGWRTGLRWGAEAGTGGPSGRRIQPQSGGVSFTVTRNFDVLKTYNNSDLYALGVGHLADRIGGAGPLRGSFPPDANGLSRDDRLAIQRALAQRGYDIGTIDGVVGAKTQAAISDFQRRQGMVVTGQATRDVLAALR, from the coding sequence ATGAATTTCAATCGACGTGTTTTTCTTGCCGGGTCAGGTGCCTTTGGATTGACGGCGTGCACCGGCGCGCCATCCGCCATGCAGCGCGTCAGCACCAACGGGTTGCCCGCCGATCTGCGCCCCGTGGCGAACGACGGGTTCACCCGCTGGGTCGCGGCGTTTCGCCCGCGCGCGCGCAGTGCCGGTATTTCGTCGGCGACGCTGGACGCGGCCTTTGCCAATGCGGGCTATCTGCCCGGCGTGATCACCCGTGACGGCACGCAAATCCAAACCCGCCGCACCCTTGAGGAATATCTGTCCATCGCCACGTCGGACGAACGCATCAGCAAGGGCCGCGCCGCGTTTTCGCGCCATGCCAGCACCCTGTCGGCGATTGAATCGCGCTATGGCGTTGATGCGCTGATCGTCGCGGCGATCTGGGGGATGGAAAGCCAGTTCGGTGAAAAACGCGGCGAAATCCCGGTGATCTCGTCCACGGCGACCCTTGCCTTTGACGGGCGGCGCGGGGCGTTTTACGAATCCCAGCTGATCGCGGCCCTGCGGATTTTGCAAAGCGGTGATACGACCCCGGCCCGCCTGACCGGAAGCTGGGCCGGTGCGATGGGCCATACGCAGTTTATTCCCACGTCTTATCAATCCTTTGCGGTTGATTTTACCGGTGACGGGCGGCGCGATATTTGGGGCGATGATCCAGCCGACGCGCTGGCCTCCACGGCCAGTTACCTGGCGCGCAACGGCTGGCGCACCGGGCTGCGCTGGGGCGCCGAGGCCGGCACGGGCGGACCATCAGGGCGCAGGATCCAGCCGCAAAGTGGCGGCGTCAGTTTCACGGTGACGCGCAATTTCGATGTGCTGAAAACCTACAACAATTCAGACCTTTATGCACTGGGCGTGGGCCATCTGGCCGACCGGATTGGCGGCGCTGGCCCGTTGCGCGGCAGCTTTCCCCCCGATGCAAACGGGCTTAGCCGCGACGACCGGCTGGCGATCCAGCGGGCGCTGGCGCAGCGCGGTTATGACATCGGCACGATCGACGGTGTGGTCGGCGCGAAAACGCAGGCCGCGATCAGCGATTTCCAGCGCCGTCAGGGGATGGTTGTGACCGGACAGGCAACCCGCGACGTGCTGGCCGCCTTGCGCTAG
- a CDS encoding gamma-glutamyl kinase: MLVFWSEKLVMLAVPKTGTTALERALSSKASMVVRDPPLLKHAPVYRYRRFLHPYFKQAGGQEMETLAVVREPVDWLGSWYRYRYRDDLIGHKNSTRDISFDDFVQAYMKGAKPPFAQVGSQAKFLLDNEGAIGVDDLFQYEQQDKLIAFLEDRLGIEISLPQMNVSPRMTLDLSDATQDKLRRKCADEFRVWEAGRR; this comes from the coding sequence ATGCTTGTTTTCTGGAGCGAAAAACTGGTGATGCTGGCGGTTCCCAAAACCGGCACAACCGCGCTGGAACGGGCACTTTCGTCAAAGGCGTCAATGGTCGTGCGCGATCCGCCCCTGCTGAAACATGCCCCCGTTTACCGCTACCGGCGATTCCTTCACCCCTATTTCAAGCAGGCCGGCGGGCAGGAGATGGAAACACTCGCCGTGGTGCGCGAACCGGTCGACTGGCTGGGTAGCTGGTATCGCTATCGTTACCGCGACGATCTGATCGGCCACAAGAACAGCACCCGCGACATCAGTTTCGATGATTTCGTGCAGGCCTATATGAAGGGGGCCAAGCCGCCCTTTGCGCAGGTGGGAAGTCAGGCCAAGTTCCTGCTGGACAACGAGGGCGCGATCGGCGTCGATGACCTGTTCCAATACGAACAGCAAGACAAGCTGATCGCCTTTCTGGAGGACCGGCTGGGGATCGAAATTTCCCTGCCGCAAATGAATGTCTCACCCCGGATGACACTGGACCTGTCCGATGCCACGCAGGACAAGTTGCGGCGTAAATGTGCCGATGAGTTCCGCGTCTGGGAGGCAGGGCGGCGATAA
- the recA gene encoding recombinase RecA has translation MATAELLSMTDKKSADKQKALDSALAQIERQFGKGSIMKLGGDNVLADIEATSTGSLGLDIALGIGGIPKGRIVEIYGPESSGKTTLTLHCVAEEQKKGGVCAFVDAEHALDPQYARKLGVNLDELLISQPDTGEQALEIVDTLVRSGAVSMIVVDSVAALTPKSELEGDMGDSSVGVHARLMSQAMRKLTGSIHRTNCTVVFINQIRMKIGVMFGSPETTTGGNALKFYSSVRLDIRRIGALKDRDEVVGNATRVKVVKNKVAPPFKQVEFDIMYGEGISKTGELLDLGVKAGIVEKSGAWFSYGDERIGQGRENSKVFLKDNPGIANEIEDKIRAAHGLDFDGAEPAPKIAANDSDDDALIDV, from the coding sequence ATGGCAACGGCAGAACTTCTCAGCATGACCGACAAGAAATCAGCAGACAAACAAAAGGCGCTTGATAGCGCGCTGGCCCAGATCGAGCGGCAGTTCGGCAAGGGCTCGATCATGAAACTGGGCGGCGACAACGTGCTGGCCGACATCGAGGCGACCTCGACCGGTTCCCTGGGCCTTGATATCGCGCTTGGCATCGGTGGCATTCCCAAGGGGCGCATCGTTGAAATCTACGGGCCGGAATCATCGGGGAAAACCACGCTGACCCTGCATTGCGTCGCCGAAGAACAGAAAAAGGGCGGGGTTTGCGCATTCGTTGATGCTGAACACGCGCTTGACCCGCAATATGCCCGCAAGCTGGGTGTGAACCTGGACGAATTGCTGATCTCGCAGCCCGACACGGGCGAGCAGGCGCTGGAAATCGTTGACACTCTGGTGCGCTCGGGTGCGGTGTCGATGATCGTCGTCGATAGTGTCGCGGCGCTGACACCGAAATCCGAACTTGAAGGCGATATGGGCGACAGCAGCGTTGGTGTGCATGCCCGCCTGATGTCACAGGCCATGCGCAAGCTGACCGGATCAATCCACCGCACCAACTGCACGGTCGTGTTCATCAACCAGATCCGCATGAAAATCGGCGTGATGTTCGGCAGCCCCGAAACCACGACCGGCGGCAATGCGTTGAAATTCTACTCTTCCGTGCGTCTGGACATCCGCCGCATCGGTGCCCTGAAAGACCGTGACGAGGTTGTCGGCAACGCCACCCGCGTCAAGGTCGTGAAAAACAAAGTTGCACCGCCGTTCAAACAGGTGGAGTTCGACATCATGTATGGCGAAGGGATTTCCAAGACCGGCGAACTGCTTGATCTGGGCGTCAAGGCGGGGATCGTCGAAAAATCCGGTGCGTGGTTTTCATACGGCGATGAGCGGATCGGGCAGGGGCGTGAAAACTCCAAGGTGTTCCTCAAGGATAACCCGGGCATCGCAAACGAGATCGAAGACAAGATTCGCGCGGCGCACGGGCTTGATTTTGATGGTGCAGAACCTGCCCCGAAAATCGCCGCCAATGACAGCGATGATGACGCGTTGATCGACGTCTAG